The Elaeis guineensis isolate ETL-2024a chromosome 5, EG11, whole genome shotgun sequence DNA segment GTTAAATGCTAATCACAACCTTAATTTACTCTACCATTATTACCTTAAAGATGACAGCAAAATCATAGATCACTCAAAAGAAATTGTTCATTAAAGAATAAGGTTATATTTAACATAAAGATAAGGATAATGATAATATCGGTAATTAGTTGGATAGTAGGGACCATTTGTCCtattagaaagaagaaaaaagaaatctaaATGATTTTTTATACAAAAAGGGGATTGATTAGAACTTGGGTTAGAAAAGAGGGACAAAGATGTCATAGCCCTTCTCCATTTTCATATAAATCAATAGTTTCTACAAGACTTTTATAACATTTCTTAATGTTTCAGAGCTTTCGATATATTGGACTGAGTATCAATATCTTTTTCCTTCTacacataaaatttaaaattcttttcattAAAATGAAGTTCGTAGTCAAAACAATACTTGAAGTAGAAAAGGACTAGCAATATTCCAACTTGTACACCATCCAGCTACAACATAGTTATTCCCAAAACAAAATCAACTTCATGAATCCCAACACAAaatcaggcatcccttcagctgACCTTGACTCTGACAGCTAGCAAATTCAGTATGAGAGCCTTCAGGTATCAAATGTCCCAAATGGATGTGCTAGGCAATAGCCATGAACCCCAGTCCAGACAATCCATGTAAAGGCAACAAAAATCCACGAACCACTGAATGAGTCTAAATTAGGGAACCTTCTTAAAATAATCTTAACATGTAAATTCTAAGGCAATCTGCTGCCCTCACTATCAGACGAATTCTTTTCATTTGCATGTACTACTTGAGTGGATCCTTTTTAAACAAACTTGGGATTTACAACTAGTAACTGTTGACAATCCTGCAACCAGTTTCTCTTTGAAATCTGTAGTTTTTCCTATCATTCAAAGACACTAAACTTTATGGATGCTCTTAGCGCAATAGAGCATTCAAAGGCCCAATGATGGCAAACTACATCACCACAAATGAACATGGGGAACCCAATGAACACTATAACAGATAACTGGCAGCTAGATGAGAAACCAAAGTTCACCACACCAATTAATACAATTATGGTACCGTACCGACATACCATACCATAATAGTACTAAACTAATATGCAGTCTCGTACCATACCGACACTCGGTTTACCTCGCCATCTCGTACTGTAATAGATTGGCACCGGTATGGAGCTCAATACCGAGACGGCAAATattgtggaagactaaaatagcCTTTTTGTATGAATATACCATTGGTACACTATCTAAAGAAGATGTTTTCTTTCTTAGAAGTTGTCCCCCGTAATCCTATACAATGAAGCAGTTAACCTCTTCCAGAGCATGCTAAGTTTGGTTTCAAATGTAACAGTAACTTATGTCTCCTAATAAGATCATAGAACATGCTCCTATGTAGACCTAATGATTAGCCTGTCAACAATAAGCATGGTTCAATGATAGATATATTTATCTTTCATTTTCTCAATAATTTAAGTGTTTCAATTTTGGCTACTAAATGTAACTTGTAGCTTAGAGATAATTGCGGTTCCACTTATCAAACCTTGCGTTCTTACTTCACCTAAAGAAAAATTGAGTGTTGTTCCTTAGTTGCCTAAGCTCAACCAATAAGGTGGATTCTTTTACCCTCTAATGGCCCTTTAAATTTAGGCACTAATTCAAAGAATTGACATGAAGGTTATAGAACTTTCTCAAACTCTAATAGATTATAACTTGGTCTTTCAATCAAACCCCACAAAACAAGACAAGGTTAGTGAGGAAGGATTTGAGTTAccataaaatttttcaatgatTAAAAACCCCCACAAGAAGTGGGGCAGTGGGGTTTTAGATAAAAGATTTCATACAAACAAGCACCTAAAATAAACAATCAATCTCTAGAATTAGGCTGTGAAATGTTCAACATGGAACAAATATTTTCACATGCTAACAAACTAAAGAAAGGCAGCTAAAATTCCATCTTCAAATTACATCCAATAGAATGGCAGGCAAAAACTGACAAACGTTGAATTGGTATAATTGACAATATAGTGATATTtgttaatcttaaaaataaattaacaGTGTAATACATATAACAGATAGGTAACATTGTCATCCAGACTATCTTAATTGTTGGAAATCATGTACCTGGTATTCAGCTCTCTCAGCTAATAGGAGCAAAACTTTGCCAATTTCATGCAAAACAAGAAGCATCAAGTGCCCATGCATTCTAACGACTTCAATCTCTTCCTGGATACGCAATATGATTTTTGAGATCTGATCCTTTGAAGGAATACTTCCACGGCTTGATACAGGAAATATGCTATTAACATAATCAGAGAGACGACTTAGGCAAAGAGCCAGAAAGGCTGTCTGGAATATATCAATAGAAGCAACCATTTGATCCTTTCCTTCAGGTGTGAGAGCTGGTAGAACCCCTTTCACAGTAGTATCACGTGAAATCCTTTCAAGAAGATTTTCTACCATGGTAAATAGTTTTGGATACCCATGAGTGAATACTTCTTTGACGAAACTTGATGCAGTGAAAGCAGATTTCATTTGGCTTGCAAAAGCTTTGACAAGTGCTTCCCAGACCCGATCTGTTAGCAGAGGGTCTCCCTCCTGGACAATAAGCCATTGTTAAGGGAAGAAGAATTACAAAGTATTGTAAGATTATGACATAATAGGGGGCAAAACATTCTATATCCACATGATATCTCCAAAATCATCAGAATACATCCAACCATACCACAAAGCCATGTCAGTTCAACCCGGAACTGAAATTAACAATTCCATCATTCCTTGGACAACTCAAAGAAATTGAACAAAGTTCAACCCTCtcaatgccttttttttttttttgtggattcaaaattaaaattaggaTCCATGCACGCATACTAACTTTATAGACAGAAATTGCCAAAGAACTTGAACAAAGATCAACCTTGTCAATCTacaattttgattcaaaattaacATTAGGAGAAACAAGCTATAAAATCCAACACTTGTACTCATTCTACCAATTTTATCTACAGATAATGAACAAAGAACCCAGTAATTCCAGAATTGCAATTCTATTTGATAGAACTAACTGCCTTGTCATGATGAAGGAATTCACTCACTGACCTGCCAGACCTCATGGAGGAACAAGATCTGCGTGAACGGGACCCTCTTCTTCGAGAGAACGGTCTGGAGCTGCCACACAGCCGTCATCACCTTGTGGAGCTCATCCATGCACCGGGCCATCCTCTCCCAAAGGGCCTCTCCTGCCCTTTTTCCACCCCCGATCTGCGGCGTTCCGCTCCTTTGCACTCCGCCGGGCCCAAATCCCCCCGACGACGCTGAGATCGCCTTCATGTCCAGTGCTGACCCCACGCTCTTCACCCCGATCCCCTTGTACTTGTTGATGAGAGAGTCGACCGTGGATCTGAGCTCGCCGAGGTTGTAGAACACCTGGAGGCCGCACCAGATGTCGTTCTGGTTGGACTCGTCCATGCCCCTCTCGACTGCCTTCATGGCCTCGGATCGGAGGCGGTTGCCGGTGTCGGAGAGCCAGTGGATCTCGTCCTCGACGACGGAGATGCCGGCGAGGCCGCGCTCCTCGTAGAGGAGCTCGATCTCGCGGTGCATCTCGGCGGCCTTGGCGAGGTCAAGGCGGTCGGGAGGATGAGACATGAGGTCACGGAGCTTGCGGGAGAGGCGGAGGAGGCGGGCGGAGGACTGGAGGAGGTCTGCGGCGGCGTGGAGATTGGAGAGCTGGAGGGTGTGGGAGCGGACGAGGCGGCGGGGGTCGGCGATCTCCTGGCGGGCGCGGTGGAGGGAAGACTGGAGAGCGACAACGCCGGAGCGGACGGCGGAGAGGGAGGACTCAGCGTCACGGAGGGAGGAGAGCTGAGAGAGGAGGGAGGAGTGGCGAGCGAGGACCTCGGAGCGGAGGTGCTTCTCGAGGAGGCGGATGGCGTCTTGGAGGGACTCGGCTCGGGCAGCGGCAGAGCCGGAGCTGAGTGCCTGAGAGGAGAAGCGGGCGGAGTCGAAGTCAGAGGAGAGGAAATCGGAGAAGACGGGGTCGGAGGCGAAGGTGTCGAGGGGGGAGGCGTCGGAGGAGGAGGGCGGCGCCACCGCCATCGCCGGGGAGAAGGCGGGATCTTTGAAGGTCGCGAGCTTCTGAAGGGGAGAAGACGGGAGGATCCGAGGCGACGCCATGGCAGGTCGGAGAAGGGAGATAGGAGAGAGGTTTTTAGATCCCGTCCCGTCCCGCTCTCTTTGTACTTCCCTTGCGAGCTGCTACTGGGAAATGGAGCGAGCGAAGGGGAGAAGGGGGGTTGAACCGGCATGGCACGGAAATTGAACCGGAGCATGTGTTGGATCTTGGGAGGGTGGGTGTGGGTGTGGGTGTGGGTGTGAAAGTTGAGAGGAGGGTGAAGCTGCATGGGAGGGATATTGAGACAGAGACGCGATAGGTCGGATACGgatcaaatcaatatctattttataattaaaatttatatttatatacagTTCGTATTTATTTCAAATAAGATCaaataaaaatatgagaaagatcatattgaatagataaaaaaaatcaaatcgaattgaataaaaaattcatcatataaatattataaaataattataattgttAGTATTAGAATTTATCTGGCATCAGAATGCTGGAGTTGACAGTCCAAAAAATCTTTCGAGGGCGTGACCTGCAAAAAAGTTATAATCGAAGATAGCTCCAGCAATGAccttccgacactcaagtcagaacTATCATTCAATAGGAAGAATATGAGAGACAGAACAACGACGAATCTTCTTTAGGGGTCCTCTTTGAGTCTCCTTCATAGCGGAGAGTTGAAGCTTCAATTGGCAAGCAGTTTGCATGATCCTACATGATTAGGATGTAATTCGTGGGGCACAAAATTATCGCGTAAGATTTTTAAAGTGCAGTGATTGCTGTTGCCTTATCAGTCCAGAGACAATTGTTGCATAAAGGACGTGATATTTTAAATGAAGTTGCCAATTGAAGACTGTCGAGAGTTGATTGGCGACAAATAGGGGTTGGTCACCTCAGGGCATTACCAGATAGGGGTGTTTAGAAATGCATGGTTGGTCAGTCGATGAGGGGTCATCAATAATAATACATAGGGATCACCAAGTAGCTGTCGACAGGCTCTTGCTTACTCGAGAGGTAAGGCTTAGATCAAGTAATTGCAGAGGGCTAGCTCGATAAAGGTGAAGGAAAAAAAAGCCTATTTCTCGCAGATAACTAAGGTtacatttaaaaattttcatatatctaactaaataaagatcaaatttttacttgGATTGCAAcaaaataaggatcaaatctccAGAATCTAGATTCAAACCTTCGCATAGGTCTGTATCTGCAGGTCCTCTACTTCGCACGCACGCCAGACTCTGTAGAAAAATAGGATGAAGCTTCGAATTGAAGCACCTTCGCAAGGCCACTGAGGAAAGAGAGGCACTGATGTGATGCCTAACACCAGCAAGGGGATGCCCAAAGAGGAGGCCACGACAAGGAGGAGAAGGGGACGGCAAGGAGGGAGACATGCCAAGGATGGGACGCCCATAATGCCTCACGCCTctcactctctttctctcttttctcacattttgattgctatgcatccatagatagagaccctctctatttataaatgattctcatgatccaataagaATAGAACTCCTAATTGAAACAAGATTTGAACCAGTTTacaacttatcaaagaaggaccCCTACATAAGAAAGAATTGGCGCCTAATATAGCACCCACTTTACacccacacccatatgggatggCCCACAATCAGTACTATATCAGGTGCTGGTCGGTCATGGAGGTGAGAGAGTTTTAGTGAAAATAAGCtttaaggatctcatccaaaatcgattcaattcgaattcaattcgaagctgattcaaaataatttcgaaaggctgtcaatcctaaattgtTTAAGATTTGAGGACCAAGtctcatttgaaattttgaactcaattaaatttaattaaatcagatctaatttaaaattaattaacagtTAAATCTAATCTCTTATAGGCTCTTTGgatcataaatcaaaaattattcatcctcgagattgaatctgaacctcatgtgtagtgctagctagatatagtcaactcttcaatctcgtttgacccataacttaattctcaatcaagttagtctatatattcaatcaagtcaagtatttctaaattagacatataaatataggccaaaTACTTTCCTACGTTACCTGACTtgtgtgtatgactccataggttcgaacactatgCCAGTAGTACAGGAACCGATTCTTGCATCAatcgaagataccatctagcaatagttcctAATATCCGAATATTTTGAATAATCAcaagaaaatattttagaactACTACAAGAAAATATATCTTCACCAGCATAGATAAGTGCTACTAAAAGTAAGAAATAATACCACTAATACCTAAAGTAGGACTTTTATCAAATGTCGAACTAATGTCGTCAATAATCATGTCGTTGATTCATCAGCATGAACTAGCGACACTTTCATTATGCCGCTAAAAGACTATTTATTACAGTATTTTTTCAGTATTTACCAGCATTTTAACATTGCTGCAAATTTAATTAGCCGTACAAAAAAATatcatacataaaaaaataaaagaaaatgtaaCTAACAGTGGCACATCAAAATACTGCTAAATGTTAATTAGCGACATCTACAAATactgataaaatattattaatctgTGCTAATTTTACGAATGCTGCCAAATGATTTATTTTactgatttttttaaatatttatcaatatttttgaatattagatattcattaatatattataaaataatacatccTACAATTAGAATTATGAAATTGATAAGTACTTATAATAAAATCATCCACAAATCAATAATTTTCTTATTGATACTTTCTGAAAATAGTAATAACATTCTacagattaaattaaaaatataaatttaattttaaaataaaaataaaaatatttcatacaTAAATTCAAATTACTTCTtacaattcattttttttttgtgaagtaTCAAGCAACCTTTAGAATAATTGGAGGATACAAAAAGTACAATGTACACCTATACCCCAAAAAGCCTGCTGGAAGAAGATAGGAATACAGACCAGCAAGCCACAAAACATGACACCAAAAATGAAGTTAACAAATCTGACATTTGTTTGAGACATTATATCAACATATGCATACTGATTACAAAAGATTGGAAATAAAATAGTCAAAAACCCCAGAGTCAAAAAGAGGATGTTGGCTGATTCATATGTAGGATTTGACACAGAACCGCATCTTTGAAGAGGAAATCTTGAGACATGTAACGATTATCACCATCCATCCATTGATTTAGACCATATGTAATTTGAATAAAGAACCTGTGTGGTAACCTCCATGGTGAAGCAAAAATTTCTGCATCAATGTATTTGTATTGATAATCAGAAAATTGTATTAAAGAGCTGACTTTGCGGAGTATTATTAAACTAGTCAAGTATAGCCAAACCAAGATTGAAATGAAGCCGAAGATCTCTAAATAGAGTTATTGAGGAAGATTCTTTTCAGCATCAAGATTTATCAACAAAGATCCTGAATCATGaaaactccacagtagaatgaaaattatttatttatgataaaataatagaaaacacataataatttaaaatattataataatatcaaaaattacCCATATACAATCACATTCAATCCATTATTTTGCAAACTCAATCCGTTATTTTGCAAACTCAACATAGTTATCATGATGTATATAAGAAGGCAAACAATGACATATGCCATTCAATACACACCTAATGATTGCAAAATACAAATGACAACCGACTGTTTCTCTCTCTCATTACAACTTCAACATAAAAAGGGTTATTACTATAGTCATTATACTTAAACCATATAACAAAACaatatcttataaaaataaatcgaTGCCTTCAAACATAAAATACCAAAATGTAATGGCAAAAATTACCATTgttcccttctctttttttttttcatttctttctttttttcagagATCTTTTGAGAGAAATCGGAGGAGAATGCTAACGTCGGTGATGATGAGGAAGAAGGCAATGACAATTCTAATTGATCATAACCATCTTTCTTGCTTCCTCTACAACACTTCTGACCCATATGCATTCTCTTATCTATGTTTCaagtatttttttcataatttttttgtgtCCAAAACTTAcgctcatctttttttttaatcactGTAAGAAATAATTCACTCGCTCAACCACAGACACCTCTCATAGATCTTGAGGATCATGGAAGAACTGCATGAAATTGATGCTTACATGACATCACCTTGGGATCACTCAAGACCTCTATAGTCCTCTTCTCGATAAGCACTcaagtatctatttttttttttttggttagataACAACAAGTTCCAAGATGGGAAATAAACAAGTGTGTTAGAACACAGCTAGTATAAGAAACTTTGTAGCACAAAAAAGTATGGAAGTGACCATATATTCCTGTGTAAGAGTAAAAACAAGAAAGAATTCCCTGCGTTGGTAATGAACAGTTGCCATGCTCCTCTGTAATTAAACCTCCAAAATAACACCTCAGCGATGGATGATTGAAGAGGAAGAAAGGTGAGTATAAAAAA contains these protein-coding regions:
- the LOC105047120 gene encoding conserved oligomeric Golgi complex subunit 5; the protein is MASPRILPSSPLQKLATFKDPAFSPAMAVAPPSSSDASPLDTFASDPVFSDFLSSDFDSARFSSQALSSGSAAARAESLQDAIRLLEKHLRSEVLARHSSLLSQLSSLRDAESSLSAVRSGVVALQSSLHRARQEIADPRRLVRSHTLQLSNLHAAADLLQSSARLLRLSRKLRDLMSHPPDRLDLAKAAEMHREIELLYEERGLAGISVVEDEIHWLSDTGNRLRSEAMKAVERGMDESNQNDIWCGLQVFYNLGELRSTVDSLINKYKGIGVKSVGSALDMKAISASSGGFGPGGVQRSGTPQIGGGKRAGEALWERMARCMDELHKVMTAVWQLQTVLSKKRVPFTQILFLHEVWQEGDPLLTDRVWEALVKAFASQMKSAFTASSFVKEVFTHGYPKLFTMVENLLERISRDTTVKGVLPALTPEGKDQMVASIDIFQTAFLALCLSRLSDYVNSIFPVSSRGSIPSKDQISKIILRIQEEIEVVRMHGHLMLLVLHEIGKVLLLLAERAEYQISTGPEARQVTGPATPAQLKNFALCQHLQEIHTRISSTVSSLPTVASDVLSPSLGVIYGVACDSVTSLFQAMLDRLESCIIQIHEQDFGDQGMDAAMDNNASAYMEEFQKCTVHFRNEFLSKLLPSSASRSETICTRLVRRMASRVLIFFIRHAALVRPLSESGKLRMARDMAELELAVGQNLFPVEQLGAPYRALRAFRPVIFLETSQLGGSPLLRDLPPSVILHHLYSRGPDELQSPLQRNKLTALQYSLWLDSQGEDQIWKGIKATLDDYEIKVRARGDKEFSPVYPLMLQIGSSVAETISSQS